A single region of the Denticeps clupeoides chromosome 18, fDenClu1.1, whole genome shotgun sequence genome encodes:
- the gprin1 gene encoding uncharacterized protein gprin1, whose protein sequence is MWSSVTMGSLKNLSDHTTEDCCSAVVIENPHVADHGHWNPGDGQKSANNSHTDKLNQALGSSEVTVTSEVSDSAEQELVQEDKTDLGPKTSGLVMGMSSAPSTSNSHPEVDLARENITPKEKPVGIVHCTQLKRDVSQEITILVTSHDNSLPAEENEGDFHSGQESASCSEHGRRRDNTSIDGTIVLASVITINELDRSKIIGSDSMMNADVSGQQLQSHSNCQKNMNASQQDGAQKRDTNSSAFDPMGISVSSRDIDEADSGPVNRASKTLFEQNVVQQLNKDHEFKDNPLNTETKDQSPCNPQHMQTQVSLEVTYQSVATSPMTPSDSATAFQFPYSLKNTGGNVTMDTSKAPDKDNLKILCHSVATSPMTPPGGAVTFLFPHSLSKPCGPGSDQVGHMEMKDGKLQVMCYSTATSPMTPAEGVSAFLYPQSLATASVIGPEDATPVQTKGTSLGVVCHSAATSPMMPPDGTAAFLFPQTMANVGDKASAEVTQEETKDSKLQVMCYSVATSPFIFPEGVASFFFPQSMVKAGVRSTGESNEGDNKESSLQVTSHSVATSPMTPVNSASAFAFPQSLSKTSVSSPEDVGKGETQDNRLQVICYSIATSPMMTPDSATAFQFPQPLNKSGSKCSEDPNQEDAKDGRLHVICHSVATSPMTPPDGPMAFHFPISLAKAGSRGPEDVVMCYSAATSPMTPPEGTPAFLFPYSMATSVVRSPEQLETKATKLEVTCHSVATSPMTPPDGAAAFQYPQSMLAKCVVRNTEDVIRVESTDGRLRVTCHSVATSPMTPPDSAMAFQFPQFLSSPGDKTSAEVTRVGNKYHGLQVTSQVEFQSVATSPTIPIGLTTPGILSEPQPTTEDGPNESPEPVQEVSWDEKGMTWEVYGAVVDVTVLGSAIQKHLEKQVKKHWKQPPSATSSPPLNQEAPQTPGPSSSPPISEALLTGSVKQSSAKKKEEKQFRKRRGVRRNPLRGIFQRIHRPHCCSSSRSEE, encoded by the coding sequence ATGTGGAGCAGTGTGACAATGGGAAGCCTCAAAAACTTGTCTGACCACACAACTGAAGACTGCTGTAGTGCTGTTGTTATAGAGAACCCCCACGTGGCTGATCATGGACACTGGAACCCTGGTGACGGACAGAAATCCGCAAATAACTCTCACACAGACAAGCTCAACCAAGCTTTAGGAAGCTCAGAGGTTACTGTCACCTCAGAGGTGTCCGATAGTGCTGAGCAGGAGCTCGTCCAAGAGGATAAGACTGACCTGGGGCCAAAAACAAGTGGGTTGGTGATGGGGATGAGCTCAGCTCCGTCCACATCCAACAGTCACCCAGAGGTAGACCTGGCGAGAGAAAACATCACACCGAAAGAAAAACCTGTGGGGATTGTGCACTGTACACAACTAAAACGGGACGTCAGTCAAGAAATCACCATCCTTGTGACAAGCCATGACAACAGTCTACCAGCAGAGGAAAATGAGGGTGATTTCCACAGTGGACAAGAGTCAGCGTCCTGCAGTGAGCATGGTAGGAGGAGAGACAACACCAGTATTGATGGCACTATTGTTTTGGCAAGTGTGATTACCATAAATGAATTAGACAGAAGCAAAATAATTGGGTCTGACTCCATGATGAATGCTGACGTAAGTGGCCAACAATTGCAGAGTCATTCAAACTGTCAAAAGAACATGAATGCATCCCAGCAGGATGGTGCGCAAAAGAGAGACACCAACTCCTCAGCTTTTGATCCAATGGGTATCTCAGTAAGTTCCAGGGACATAGATGAAGCAGACTCTGGACCTGTCAACAGAGCCAGCAAGACCTTATTTGAGCAGAATGTGGTACAACAACTCAACAAAGACCATGAATTTAAAGACAACCCCCTAAATACTGAAACTAAAGACCAATCACCATGTAATCCACAGCACATGCAGACTCAGGTTAGCCTGGAGGTCACGTATCAGTCGGTGGCCACAAGCCCAATGACACCCTCAGACAGTGCCACGGCATTCCAGTTTCcatattctttaaaaaacacTGGTGGCAATGTGACTATGGACACATCCAAGGCACCAGATAAAGACAACTTGAAGATCTTGTGTCACTCTGTGGCAACTAGTCCAATGACGCCTCCAGGTGGTGCAGTGACATTCCTGTTTCCACACTCCTTGAGCAAACCTTGTGGCCCTGGATCCGATCAGGTCGGCCATATGGAAATGAAAGATGGTAAGCTACAGGTCATGTGCTACTCAACAGCTACTAGCCCCATGACACCAGCAGAAGGAGTTTCAGCTTTCCTTTATCCACAGTCTTTGGCAACAGCTTCTGTCATAGGTCCTGAGGATGCAACTCCAGTACAAACGAAAGGTACCAGTCTTGGAGTTGTGTGTCACTCAGCAGCCACAAGCCCCATGATGCCCCCAGATGGGACGGCCGCATTTCTGTTTCCACAGACTATGGCAAATGTTGGTGACAAAGCTTCTGCTGAAGTCACTCAGGAGGAAACCAAAGACAGTAAGCTGCAAGTCATGTGTTATTCAGTGGCCACTAGCCCTTTTATATTTCCAGAGGGGGTTGCATCCTTTTTCTTTCCACAGTCCATGGTTAAAGCTGGTGTCAGGAGCACTGGAGAATCTAATGAAGGGGATAACAAGGAAAGTAGCCTGCAGGTCACAAGTCACTCAGTGGCCACTAGCCCCATGACCCCTGTAAACAGTGCCAGTGCCTTTGCATTTCCCCAGTCCTTGTCCAAGACAAGTGTCAGTAGCCCAGaagatgtgggtaagggggaaACCCAAGACAATAGGCTTCAGGTCATTTGTTATTCGATTGCTACAAGCCCAATGATGACACCAGACAGTGCCACTGCTTTCCAGTTTCCTCAACCCCTGAACAAGTCTGGTAGCAAATGCTCAGAAGATCCAAATCAGGAGGATGCCAAAGATGGCAGGTTGCATGTGATATGCCATTCAGTGGCTACTAGTCCCATGACACCTCCAGATGGTCCTATGGCTTTCCATTTCCCAATCTCCTTAGCTAAGGCTGGCAGCAGAGGTCCAGAAGATGTCGTTATGTGTTACTCAGCAGCCACCAGCCCAATGACACCCCCAGAAGGTACTCCTGCCTTCTTATTTCCATACTCGATGGCCACAAGTGTTGTAAGAAGCCCTGAGCAACTCGAAACTAAAGCAACTAAGCTGGAGGTCACATGCCACTCAGTGGCCACAAGCCCCATGACACCACCAGATGGTGCCGCTGCCTTCCAGTATCCACAGTCTATGTTGGCAAAGTGTGTTGTGAGAAACACTGAAGATGTAATTCGGGTAGAATCCACAGATGGTCGGTTGCGGGTCACGTGTCACTCAGTGGCAACCAGCCCAATGACACCGCCAGACAGTGCCATGGCCTTCCAGTTTCCACAGTTCTTGTCTAGTCCTGGTGACAAAACCTCGGCTGAAGTAACTCGAGTGGGTAATAAATATCATGGGTTGCAGGTCACCTCCCAGGTAGAGTTTCAGTCTGTTGCCACCTCTCCCACGATTCCCATTGGCCTGACAACACCCGGAATACTTTCTGAGCCTCAGCCAACGACTGAAGATGGCCCCAACGAATCGCCAGAACCAGTGCAGGAGGTGAGCTGGGATGAAAAGGGAATGACATGGGAggtatatggggcagtggtggatgTCACTGTTTTGGGTTCAGCCATCCAGAAACACCTGGAGAAGCAAGTGAAAAAGCACTGGAAGCAGCCACCATCAGCCACGTCATCTCCCCCTCTCAACCAGGAAGCTCCACAGACACCAGGGCCATCTTCATCGCCGCCAATCTCTGaggccctcctcactggctcaGTGAAACAAagcagtgcaaagaagaaggaggaaaagCAGTTCAGGAAGCGTAGAGGAGTGCGCCGGAATCCCCTCCGTGGCATTTTTCAGCGAATCCACCGGCCGCACTGCTGCTCCAGCTCTCGATCAGAAGAATGA
- the sncb gene encoding beta-synuclein yields MDFLMKGVSKAKEGMAVAAEKTKEGVAVAAEKTKEGVMFVGSKTKDSVATVAEKTKEQASQLGGAVISGAGNIAAATGLVKKDEFPTDLNPEFGQEAMEEPMGEGMMDPEGETYDESQQEQSQDYEPEA; encoded by the exons ATGGATTTTTTAATGAAGGGGGTTTCCAAAGCCAAAGAAGGCATGGCGGTGGCCGCGGAGAAAACCAAGGAGGGCGTCGCGGTGGCGGCCGAGAAGACCAAGGAAGGGGTGATGTTCGTGG GGAGTAAGACCAAAGACAGTGTTGCAACag TGGCTGAAAAGACGAAGGAGCAGGCATCACAGCTCGGAGGCGCCGTCATTTCAGGAGCCGGGAACATAGCCGCGGCCACCGGGCTGGTGAAGAAGGACGAGTTCCCCACTGACCTGAAC CCTGAATTTGGCCAGGAGGCCATGGAGGAGCCTATGGGAGAGGGCATGATGGACCCAGAGGGTGAGACATACGACGAGTCTCAGCAG GAGCAGAGCCAGGACTACGAACCTGAGGCGTAA